The Desulfovibrio oxyclinae DSM 11498 DNA window TGGGTGGGCTGCCGGAGGTGCACCGTGGGTAAGATCATCCGCAGCCATGGCAGCGCCCCGGGCGCGATCCGGCAGGTGACGGGCGTCGCTGTACGCGACTGGGTGCGCGACGAGGTGCCGGGCGGCGAGTTCCCGGTGCCGACCGTCTGTTTTTTCAACGGCACGCCGCTGCTGCGGGCCGACTGGACGCGCGAGGTAGGCGAGGACGACGTGGTGCTGTTCGTGGCTCTGCCGCAGGGCGGAGGCGGCGGAGGCGGCTCCAACCCCATGAAAATGGCCCTGTCTATCGCACTGATGGCAGCTGCATCATGGGCGGCAATGCCATTGACAGCGAGTATCTCCGGGATGGTTGGGGGCTTGAGTGAGCTTGGGGGCTCCATCGTTTTAAACGGTATCAAAGCGTTGGGCGCTGTTGGCGGCGCTATGCTGGGGGGCATGTTCTCTAGCTCCCCTCGCACCCCTTCCTCGCTGGCTTCGACCCGCGCGCTGGAGTCCGCCAGCCCGACGTACTCCCTGACGCCGCAGTCCAACACCGCGCGGCTGTACCAGCCCATTCCCACCGGGTACGGCACCAACCTGACCACGCCCGATCTCGCGGCGCAGCCATACTGGGACTACTCCGGCAACGATCAGTTCGTCTACCAGCTCCTGTGCGTCGGCCTCGGCCGGTACCGCATCGACGAGGTGCGCGTGGGCGACACCGCTGTNTGGGCGGGCGGCGAGTACACCGGCAATTTCGAGGGCGTGACCATCCAGATCGTCAATCCGGGCGAGCCGGTGACCCTGTTCCCGGACAATGTGGAGACCTCCGCCGAGGTGTCCGGCCAGACCCTGTTCGGCCCCAACGAAGACGGCGGCGGNTATCTCGGTCCGTTCGTGGCCAACACCGCCGGGACCGATACCAACCAGCTGGGCGTGGACACCGTTTTTCCGCGCGGGCTGGGGCACATGAAGCAAAACAACTCCATGTCCAGCATCTCGGTGACCTGTGAATTTGAGGCGCGGCGCATCGATGACGCGGGCCAGCCCGTCGGGGACTGGTTTGTGCTCGGCACCGAGACCGAGTCTGCTGCCACGCGCACCCCCCAGCGGCGCAGCTATCTCTACTCCGTGGAGACCGGACGGTACGAGGTGCGCGCCAAGCGCACGTCCAACGCCAGCACCGATGCGCTGGATCTCAACGAGGTGCAGTGGGCGGGCCTTCGCGCCTACCTGCCCGGACAGCGCACNTACCCGGATGTGACTCTCATCGCCGTGCGCATGCGGGCCACCAACAGCCTGACCCAGCAGTCGTCGCGCATGGTCCGGGTGGTCTCCACGCGGATGCTGCCGGTCTGGGATGCGGGCGTGCAGCAGTGGTCCGAGCCGCAGCCCACGCGTGCGCTCTCCTGGGCGCTGGCGGACATCTGCCGCAACCCGGTCAACGGCGGNCTCGACGAGGAGCACCTCGATCGGGACGTGCTGGCCGCGCTCGCCGATGGACAGGCTGCCCGGGGCGACAATTTTTGCCACGTGTTCGACACCCCGGTCACAGTCTGGTCCGCGCTGCTCGATGCCGGGCGGTCCTGCCGGACCTTTCCGCGCCCCATCGGCACCGGGATCTCGTTCTACCGCGACGAGCCGCGCACGCGCCGCTGCGGATTNTTCAGCCCGCGCAACATCGTGCGCGGGACTTTCCGCGTCCACTACGATTTGTACCGGCCCGAGATGCCCGACCGCATCGTGGTGGAGTACACGGACCGGGACCGGGGCTTTGCCACGCAGGCCGTGCCCGCAGACCTGTCCGGCTGCACTGCCGAGCAGCCGGAGCGCAAGCGCATCGCAGGCGTGGACAACCGCGCGCAGGGCTTTCGCGANGGCATGTACGAGGCCGCGCGCAACGCGTGGCGCAACGTGACCGTGGANTGGACNACCGAGGAGGACGGCCGGATGCTGCTGCTCGGCGAGGCCTGCGACGTGGCNCATCCGCTGGTGGACTGGGGCGTGGCCGGGGACGTGGTGCGCTGGCCCNNGGAAGGNTCGTNTGCGGTCACGCTGGATCGCGANCTGGTCTGGCGCGACGGGCAGGACCACTACCTGTCGCTGCGCCGGCGCAACGGGCAGCCATGGGGACCGGTGCTGGTGCATCCGGACCCGGACGGCGATCCGCGCCGGGTGCTGCTGGACGAGACGGATTTCGCGCAGGCGGTGGCCGATCTCGACGACCCGGCGGGCTGGGTCACCACATCCCGCGACCGCGAGCGCACGCACTGGGCCTTCGGCCCGGCCGAAGCCTTTGCCCGCCGGGTGCTCGTCACCGACATCAAGCCGCGCAAAAACGGACTGATCGACGTGTCCTCGGTGATCGACGACGAGCGGGTCTACCCGGCCGATCAGGGGCAGGTGCCGGACTACGATCCCGGCACTGGGTCACCACCGCCCGCGACCGCGAGCGTACGCACTGGGCCTTCGGCCCGGCCGAGGCCTTTGCCCGCCGGGTGCTCGTCACCGACATCAAGCCGCGCAAAAACGGATTGATCGACGTGTCCTCGGTGATCGACGACGAGCGGGTCTACCCGGCCGATCAGGGGCAGGTGCCGGACTACGATCCCGGCACTGGGTCACCACCGCCCGCGACCGCGAGCGTACGCACTGGGCCTTCGGCCCGGCCGAGGCCTTTGCCCGCCGGGTGCTCGTCACCGACATCAAGCCGCGCAAAAAC harbors:
- a CDS encoding host specificity factor TipJ family phage tail protein, encoding MFSSSPRTPSSLASTRALESASPTYSLTPQSNTARLYQPIPTGYGTNLTTPDLAAQPYWDYSGNDQFVYQLLCVGLGRYRIDEVRVGDTAVWAGGEYTGNFEGVTIQIVNPGEPVTLFPDNVETSAEVSGQTLFGPNEDGGGYLGPFVANTAGTDTNQLGVDTVFPRGLGHMKQNNSMSSISVTCEFEARRIDDAGQPVGDWFVLGTETESAATRTPQRRSYLYSVETGRYEVRAKRTSNASTDALDLNEVQWAGLRAYLPGQRTYPDVTLIAVRMRATNSLTQQSSRMVRVVSTRMLPVWDAGVQQWSEPQPTRALSWALADICRNPVNGGLDEEHLDRDVLAALADGQAARGDNFCHVFDTPVTVWSALLDAGRSCRTFPRPIGTGISFYRDEPRTRRCGXFSPRNIVRGTFRVHYDLYRPEMPDRIVVEYTDRDRGFATQAVPADLSGCTAEQPERKRIAGVDNRAQGFRXGMYEAARNAWRNVTVXWTTEEDGRMLLLGEACDVAHPLVDWGVAGDVVRWPXEGSXAVTLDRXLVWRDGQDHYLSLRRRNGQPWGPVLVHPDPDGDPRRVLLDETDFAQAVADLDDPAGWVTTSRDRERTHWAFGPAEAFARRVLVTDIKPRKNGLIDVSSVIDDERVYPADQGQVPDYDPGTGSPPPATASVRTGPSARPRPLPAGCSSPTSSRAKTD